A region of Diospyros lotus cultivar Yz01 chromosome 3, ASM1463336v1, whole genome shotgun sequence DNA encodes the following proteins:
- the LOC127798091 gene encoding uncharacterized protein At2g29880-like: MGGHRGKTKEPMSWSDENEHAFIGILYENVKSGMLQCSTFTKDDWGKINQAMITLTKTDYGIDRLKGKWNRLRKVHRLFSELLGHTGVTWDPNTNTVNAPEEVWQHFYTINKSEYKIFKKEGCKHYETLGEIFSGTTATGGLGNASTQLPPTSEEERQLEDDFLNRGIHVRVENADEVTNTRRREEIGESSERRRKEPKISKTDKLDACMAQWSSTVSMRNEETELRTLYLKEKLAKLQGKSCNQSDNEATSLDPYSNVICMDLLNNMEDVSNEVYMKAIKAFKDPDFRVSFVKMPEIRRRPILELL; the protein is encoded by the exons ATGGGTGGTCACAGAGGTAAGACTAAGGAACCAATGTCGTGGTCCGATGAGAATGAACACGCATTTATTGGTATTCTTTACGAGAATGTGAAATCAGGGATGTTGCAATGTTCTACATTCACGAAAGACGATTGGGGCAAGATCAATCAAGCCATGATTACCCTCACAAAAACGGATTACGGCATAGATAGATTAAAGGGGAAATGGAACCGTTTACGTAAGGTACATCGCTTGTTCTCTGAACTTTTAGGACATACAGGTGTTACATGGGATCCAAATACCAACACAGTTAATGCTCCAGAGGAAGTTTGGCAACACTTTTATAcg ATTAACAAGTCCGAGtacaaaatattcaagaaaGAAGGATGTAAGCACTATGAAACTCTTGGAGAGATATTTAGCGGGACTACAGCTACTGGAGGATTAGGTAATGCTTCCACTCAGCTTCCTCCAACATCAGAGGAAGAAAGGCAGTTAGAAGATGATTTTTTGAACAGAGGAATTCATGTACGTGTGGAGAATGCTGATGAAGTTACAAATACTCGTCGGCGTGAAGAAATTGGTGAATCTAGCGAACGTCGACGTAAGGAACCTAAGATTAGTAAAACTGATAAACTCGATGCTTGTATGGCGCAATGGTCATCTACAGTTAGTATGAGGAATGAAGAAACTGAACTTAGGACACTTTACCTAAAAGAAAAGCTTGCAAAGCTTCAAGGAAAATCATGCAATCAATCAGATAATGAAGCTACTAGTCTGGATCCTTATTCAAATGTGATTTGCATGGACCTCTTGAACAATATGGAAGATGTGTCTAATGAGGTTTATATGAAAGCGATAAAGGCTTTTAAGGATCCAGATTTTAGAGTGTCATTTGTGAAGATGCcagaaattagaagaagacCTATCTTGGAGCTTCTTTGA
- the LOC127798309 gene encoding protein ALP1-like gives MSTESNMVGNMHTNDSTDEDASDDDFLFTDDIVANFGDVIMLNCFVASKSSVIGRVPCRTSLLTGKMYILEILNGHPDVCYRNFRMQKHVFMNFCDTLKQKQLLKDGKKVSVEEGVAMFLMIVGHTTRYSIIGDRFQHSNNTIHKWFKRVLRAVCSLGTEIICPTHQNVPHERILRKFPYFKDCIGAIDGTHVAAWAPTSRQTSFRGRKTNITQNVMLTCDFDMKFTFVYSGWEGTANDSRVFIDAVTRTSNNFPMPRGDQFYLVDSGYPNMPGFLAPYRGRRYHLRDYLGRGRPRGKEELFNYRHSSCQNMVFQDMPESSQDQGAIQFDASQTAQMGQVRDQIATQMWNDFSRSRT, from the exons ATGTCAACTGAATCAAATATGGTTGGTAATATGCATACCAATGATTCAACTGACGAAGATGCGAgtgatgatgattttttatttactgaTGATATTGTTGCAAATTTTGGGGATGTAATAATGCTTAATTGCTTTGTTGCCAGCAAAAGTAGTGTCATCGGCAGGGTACCTTGTAGAACGTCATTACTTACGGGAAAAATGTACATATTAGAGATTCTGAATGGACATCCGGATGTGTGTTATCGTAATTTTCGTATGCAGAAACATgtgtttatgaatttttgtgatacTTTGAAACAGAAGCAGCTGTTGAAAGATGGAAAAAAAGTGAGCGTTGAGGAGGGCGTAGCTATGTTTTTGATGATTGTAGGGCACACTACACGATATAGTATTATTGGTGATAGGTTTCAACATTCTAACAACACGATACACAAGTGGTTTAAACGAGTATTACGGGCTGTTTGTTCACTTGGCACAGAGATAATATGTCCAACACATCAAAATGTGCCACATGAGCGGATTTTGCGCAAATTTCCTTACTTTAAGGATTGCATAGGCGCAATAGATGGAACACATGTTGCAGCTTGGGCACCTACATCAAGACAAACATCTTTCCGTGGAAGGAAAACTAATATAACACAAAATGTGATGTTGACATGTGATTTTGATATGAAGTTCACATTTGTGTATTCTGGATGGGAAGGCACTGCTAATGATTCGCGAGTATTCATTGATGCAGTCACAAGAACTTCAAATAACTTTCCAATGCCACGCGGAG atcAATTTTACCTTGTTGATTCTGGTTATCCAAACATGCCTGGTTTTCTTGCCCCTTATCGAGGACGAAGATATCATCTGCGTGATTATCTTGGACGAGGAAGACCGCGTGGAAAGGAAGAACTGTTCAACTATAGACATTCCTCGTGTC AGAATATGGTATTTCAAGATATGCCGGAGTCAAGTCAAGATCAAGGAGCCATACAATTTGATGCTAGTCAAACAGCTCAAATGGGACAAGTCAGGGATCAAATTGCTACACAAATGTGGAATGACTTTTCAAGGAGTCGTACATGA